In Treponema sp. OMZ 798, the following proteins share a genomic window:
- the lspA gene encoding signal peptidase II — protein MNNKKDYYLPFLLTAIVIIVDQVTKILVVKYMSVNEAIPVIGDLLNLRLVYNTGAAFSLGAGFGEIPRKIFLVFLPFLLLVALTGAYLRSAELTKAQRWFICGIIGGGFGNLIDRFFRSEGVVDFIDVKFFGILGMERWPTFNAADSFIVCCGIGLCINLILNGIKQKKVQDN, from the coding sequence GTGAATAATAAAAAAGATTATTATCTTCCTTTTTTGCTTACTGCAATAGTTATTATTGTAGACCAAGTTACTAAAATTTTAGTTGTAAAATATATGTCCGTAAATGAAGCTATTCCGGTAATCGGAGACCTTTTGAATTTAAGGCTTGTATACAATACCGGGGCAGCCTTCAGTCTTGGAGCCGGTTTCGGAGAAATTCCAAGAAAGATATTCTTGGTTTTTTTACCATTTTTACTCTTAGTAGCCCTTACCGGGGCCTATCTAAGATCGGCGGAATTGACAAAGGCTCAAAGATGGTTTATATGCGGCATAATAGGCGGAGGCTTCGGAAACCTCATAGACCGTTTTTTTAGATCTGAAGGTGTTGTAGACTTTATAGATGTAAAATTTTTCGGTATTTTGGGCATGGAGCGCTGGCCTACATTTAACGCTGCCGACTCTTTTATAGTTTGCTGCGGAATAGGGCTTTGTATAAATTTAATTTTAAACGGAATAAAGCAAAAAAAAGTACAAGACAATTGA